One Carya illinoinensis cultivar Pawnee chromosome 5, C.illinoinensisPawnee_v1, whole genome shotgun sequence genomic window, aatatataattttagtgatagtcacttgcttaatcattaaataaaagaaaaatttaaaaaaaaattaaaaaattaaaaaaaatgataaaagagtggtaaaataatgataagattatcattattctaattataaggataatgatatatttactacatttttattattattatttttatttataatgtatttatttttttattatttttttaagtattcttTTAATATCCTTAATCGTTAAGTAGCCGAgctttttttaacatctttagcCATTAAGTATTAAGGTCGgctacttattttttaatcagTAGCCGAGCTTTTTCGCTGACCAAAATTGATAGGCGAGAAGGATGGAGTTGCAGCAGTTACTAAGCATGGGCTTCCCAAACGAATTGGCAACGCAAGCCTTGGCCGCCACAGGTGGGAAATCCACCCTGAAAGCCACCGAATGGATTCTCAACAACAATTCCTCCACCGCCGCCGCCACTTGTACCTCTTCCACCCCTAAACCCTCCCAACCAAAACTCGACCACTTCTTCCACTTCCAATCCAAACCCTCCACCAATTTCCCATCTCCCATACCCACTGCTCCTCGCTTAATCCAAAACcaccaaggaggaggaggagaagcagaagaagaagaagaacaacaaCAATCTAAGCGGCCCAAACTAGAAGCATTACTACCAACAGACCAACAGCCACCCCACGAGCCCTTATCTGAGCGCATGCGTCCTAGTACCATAGACGACGTCGTTGGCCAAAGCCATCTTCTCGGCCCCAAATCCTTCCTTCGCTCCGCAATCGAATGCAATCGCCTCCCTTCCATAGTCTTCTGGGGCCCTCCCGGCACTGGTAAGACCTCAATTGCCAAAGCTATTGCTAACTCTACTTCcgcctcttcttcttcttcgtataGATTTGTTCCCTTGTCAGCTGTCACTTGTGGGGTTAAGGGTATTAGGGACACGGTGGAGGACGCTAGAAGACTAAGATTATCTAAGAACAAGGGGACCATATTATTTGTGGATGAGGTTCATAGGTTTAACAAGTCCCAACAGGACTCCTTCTTGCCCGTCATCGACGATGGGAGTATTGTCTTCATGGGTGCCACCACGGAAAACCCATCTTTCCATTTAATTACGCCTTTGTTGTCTCGGTGTCGGGTTCTCACTCTTAACCCATTGAAACCCCACGACGTTACCCTGCTACTCTGGCGGGCCGTGAATCATTTGGAAAAGGGATTGCCACGGAGTGTAGGGATGCGTCTTGATGTGAAAGAAGAAGCAATTGAGTTTATATCCGTGAAATGTGATGGGGATGGTCGAGTGGCATTGAACGCCTTGGAAATTTCAGCTATTACGGCATCTGCCCGGGTTCCCGCTATCGAATCTAAAGCCAATGGTGGGGACTTGGTCCAAAATGAGGAAGATGGGATTGGTATTGTTGCAGCCATTGTCACACTGGATGATGCGAAGGAGGCACTTCAGTGCAAGCATCTTGCTTATGACAAAGCTGGGGAAGAGCATTATAATCTGATCAGTGCACTCCATAAGTCCATGAGAGGAAATGATGCTGATGCTGCGATATATTGGTTGGCAAGAATGTTAGAAGCAGGTGAACAACCTCTCTACATTGCACGTCGATTAATAAGGTTTGCTAGTGAGGATGTTGGGTTGGCTGATCCATCTGCACTCAACCAGGCTGTTGCGTGCTACCAAGCTGCTCATTTTTTGGGAATGCCAGAGTGCAATGTGATTCTTGCACAGTGTGTGGCTTATTTGGCTTTGGCTCCGAAGTCTGTCTCTGTTTATCGGGCAGTAGAGGCTGCACAGAGGTTAGTGAAGGAATCGGCTGGACAGAATGAGGGAGTGCCTTTTCATCTGAGGAATGCACCAACTGAGTTAATGAAGGAACTTGGATATGGAAAGGACTATATTTACCCTCCTGACAATCCAGGTTCGTTGCAGAGTTATCTGCCACCCTCGCTTCAAGGGTGCAAGTTCCTCGATTGGCCTAATAGAACTGATGGATGAGAAGTTACTCACCACTCCGACTTTTGAAGCTACTATTCTATGCTGGTGGTTAGAACTCCCTTCTTACCCTTTTTGTGTATGGTGCTTGTTTTATTGTAGAAATTGGTAGCTGCTTTGCACCATCATGCTTTCAGAATTACTTACACAGTTACACGTCAAGGAATATATTAGAAAGCCTAATGTAATGAGTACTTGTAACTCTTTTTTGATTGGTAAACAACGAGTACTTGTAAGttatatatgaaaatgattGATTTGGGGCTATTTCTTGTCCTGGTTTCTGATATACTTATGTTGCTTGGAGTTAATATCCATGTACTTTAAATTTTGTAGTTCATAGACGGAACATAATTGAACCAAATTGGCTGGTGACTTGAAACCTCAGAAGTTTGCACTTCAACTGCTATTTGTACCTGTAAGAATTCAAACGACAACTATCTTAGGTGtgtgtgtacatatatatatatatgtacatgtatgtatgtatgtatgcatgcatgcatacacagTTACACGTCAAGGAATATATTAGAAAGCCTAATGTAATGAGTACTTGTAACTCTTTTTTGATTGGTAAACAACGAGTACTTGTAAGttatatatgaaaatgattGATTTGGGGCTATTTCTTGTCCTGGTTT contains:
- the LOC122310507 gene encoding ATPase WRNIP1; its protein translation is MELQQLLSMGFPNELATQALAATGGKSTLKATEWILNNNSSTAAATCTSSTPKPSQPKLDHFFHFQSKPSTNFPSPIPTAPRLIQNHQGGGGEAEEEEEQQQSKRPKLEALLPTDQQPPHEPLSERMRPSTIDDVVGQSHLLGPKSFLRSAIECNRLPSIVFWGPPGTGKTSIAKAIANSTSASSSSSYRFVPLSAVTCGVKGIRDTVEDARRLRLSKNKGTILFVDEVHRFNKSQQDSFLPVIDDGSIVFMGATTENPSFHLITPLLSRCRVLTLNPLKPHDVTLLLWRAVNHLEKGLPRSVGMRLDVKEEAIEFISVKCDGDGRVALNALEISAITASARVPAIESKANGGDLVQNEEDGIGIVAAIVTLDDAKEALQCKHLAYDKAGEEHYNLISALHKSMRGNDADAAIYWLARMLEAGEQPLYIARRLIRFASEDVGLADPSALNQAVACYQAAHFLGMPECNVILAQCVAYLALAPKSVSVYRAVEAAQRLVKESAGQNEGVPFHLRNAPTELMKELGYGKDYIYPPDNPGSLQSYLPPSLQGCKFLDWPNRTDG